DNA from Corynebacterium aurimucosum ATCC 700975:
CCGATTGGCACGCTTTATCAATACTTCGCCAACAAGTACGTTTTAATCTGCGAGCTGGACCGCCAAGACACCGCGGAGATGCTGGCGGAGGTCGAGCGCTTTTCCCAGCGCGTTCCGGCCCTGCAATGGCCGGACTTCCTTGAAGAATTCATCGACCGTATGGCCCGCGTCTGGCGCAACGATCCTTCGCGCCGGGCGGTGTGGCATGCCGTTCAGTCCACACCCGCCACCCGCGCCACGGCTGCTGACACCGAGCTGAGCCTGCTCAAGCCGATCGCGGAAATCATCGAGCCTCTTGCCCAAGGTATGGACGCTAACGCCCGCGTGGAAATTGCGGCCTTCCTCGTCCACACCGTGGTCTCGCTGCTCAACTACAGCACCATGCGCTCCGAGGAGAGCTTCGATGGCGTGGTGGAAGAGATTAAGCGCATGCTCATCGCCTACCTCTTCGCCATCGCCACGAGCGCCTAGGTCATGGCGTGGGTTATGGCGTGGGCCGCGAAAGGTACACGATAGCGGTGGCGTAGTCGCCATCGTGGCTAATGGACAGCGCCATAGAAAAATCCCCGAGGGATTCCCGCGCGAGGCAGGCGATCTCACCACGCAACTCGAGTGCCACGCGCCCCC
Protein-coding regions in this window:
- a CDS encoding TetR family transcriptional regulator, whose protein sequence is MESSSKSPEILVPRRRPAQARSRAKYDRILSCARETLVDYGFESFTFDEVSRRAEVPIGTLYQYFANKYVLICELDRQDTAEMLAEVERFSQRVPALQWPDFLEEFIDRMARVWRNDPSRRAVWHAVQSTPATRATAADTELSLLKPIAEIIEPLAQGMDANARVEIAAFLVHTVVSLLNYSTMRSEESFDGVVEEIKRMLIAYLFAIATSA